The proteins below are encoded in one region of Aquisphaera giovannonii:
- a CDS encoding DEAD/DEAH box helicase — protein MGIAQKVARNFSEAVRSRGQSYFSKGRVTLMSAKPNEVVARVRGTAKYRVRARLRGARLLASCTCPYFSPQGEPCKHLWATLLLADSRGFLQTSPGFAVRLVAEPPRRPAGAPAPEGAGPTGLEDVGALLIGGAYPGGGYPGDGGYPGDDGYPAPPPPASGMHMGGERLPAPPSRSLRTKGPKDRPGGARRGPGAIVGTGGGMGMVPARGKVRPAAGPAQARAAKPVNRNAKRLLVYVLDVAATQSHNQVVIDLARRQRKPTGDWGPLRPWWYAPRAAHVKYDPEDRLLLALLDEAHHGTAGHAHHAAAANGGPGAGAAAGPGPGPGPGRSAGDLRGIRRFVLRKDQAGLVERLAKSGRLRLRRTEGEDDPPTMRWDDGQPWRFALDIRTEAGGKRWAWRGGLRRGDARMDLAEPLVLLPGLLVLGVGRAARFDDLGVMPWILRLRYEKEITFVEPQQDLMLGRILAETRVPASELVETMMLEEIDARPRPYLTLRAPRQNWGLAADKLLGELAFDYDGAIIPAGRTTPLAVSTEHNLVIRRHPATESAADVTLFEMGFREAKDPRLDPGTLELPAKRMGQVTKDLVQAGWRVEAEGKLIRPAGEFKLALSTGIDWFDLDGGIDYGGQSVSLPELLSAARRGESMIELGDGSMGMLPEEWLKKYGLLADLGTAENGALRFNASQAGVLDALLANQPEIQVDAAFSKVREQLRQFEGVVPLDSPPGFHGELRPYQREGLGWLDYLQRFGFGGILADDMGLGKTIQVLALLQRRRYRRQAKGPSLAVVPRSLVFNWLQEAAKFTPRLKVLDYTGPGRHALREKFEVYDLIVTTYGTLRTDIAELTNFEFDYVMLDEAQAIKNADSQSAKASRLLKGRHRLAISGTPIENHIGELWSIMEFLNPGMLGSDTVFKKYASAGAGTSLEATDRVLLAKALKPFILRRTKAQVVQDLPDKTEQTLYCDMESEQRRTYEELRVHYRDALLKKDNAELNRSKIEVLEALLRLRQAACHPALIKADGEGVGSDFPSAKLDMLIPSISEIVEEGHKVLVFSQFTSFLAIVRERLDQEKLTYEYLDGRTRNRAAKVERFQTDPDCPIFLISLKAGGLGLNLTAAEYVYLLDPWWNPAVEAQAIDRSHRIGQTQHVFAYRLICRDTVEEKILELQQKKRDLADAILNADNRVISSLTREDLEFLLS, from the coding sequence ATGGGTATAGCCCAGAAGGTCGCGCGGAATTTCAGCGAGGCGGTGCGCTCGCGGGGCCAGTCCTACTTCTCGAAGGGCCGGGTCACGCTGATGTCGGCCAAGCCCAACGAGGTGGTGGCGCGGGTCCGCGGCACGGCCAAGTACCGGGTCCGGGCGCGGCTCCGCGGGGCGCGGCTGCTGGCCTCGTGCACGTGCCCGTACTTCAGCCCGCAGGGCGAGCCGTGCAAGCACCTCTGGGCGACGCTCCTGCTGGCGGACTCCCGGGGCTTCCTGCAGACCTCGCCGGGCTTCGCGGTCCGCCTGGTGGCGGAGCCGCCGCGGCGGCCGGCGGGTGCCCCCGCCCCCGAGGGGGCCGGGCCGACGGGCCTGGAGGACGTGGGGGCCCTGCTCATCGGCGGGGCCTACCCCGGCGGCGGCTATCCCGGCGACGGCGGCTACCCCGGCGACGACGGCTACCCGGCGCCGCCGCCGCCGGCCTCGGGCATGCACATGGGGGGCGAGCGGCTCCCCGCCCCGCCCAGCCGGTCGCTGCGGACCAAGGGCCCGAAGGACCGCCCCGGCGGGGCCCGGCGCGGGCCCGGCGCGATCGTCGGCACCGGCGGCGGCATGGGCATGGTCCCGGCCCGGGGCAAGGTCCGGCCGGCCGCCGGGCCGGCCCAGGCGAGGGCCGCCAAGCCCGTCAACCGCAACGCCAAGCGGCTGCTCGTCTACGTCCTGGACGTCGCGGCCACGCAGTCGCACAACCAGGTGGTCATCGACCTGGCCCGCCGCCAGCGGAAGCCGACCGGCGACTGGGGCCCGCTGCGCCCCTGGTGGTACGCCCCCCGCGCCGCCCACGTGAAGTACGACCCGGAGGACCGCCTGCTGCTGGCGCTGCTGGACGAGGCCCACCACGGCACGGCGGGCCACGCCCACCACGCCGCCGCGGCCAACGGCGGGCCCGGGGCCGGCGCGGCCGCGGGGCCCGGCCCCGGCCCCGGGCCCGGCCGGTCGGCCGGCGACCTGCGGGGCATCCGCCGGTTCGTCCTCCGCAAGGACCAGGCCGGGCTGGTGGAGCGGCTCGCCAAGTCGGGCCGGCTGCGGCTGCGGCGGACCGAGGGCGAGGACGACCCGCCGACGATGCGGTGGGACGACGGCCAGCCCTGGCGGTTCGCCCTGGACATCCGCACGGAGGCCGGCGGCAAGCGGTGGGCCTGGCGCGGCGGCCTCCGCCGCGGCGACGCCCGCATGGACCTGGCCGAGCCCCTGGTGCTGCTCCCCGGCCTGCTCGTCCTGGGCGTCGGCCGCGCCGCCCGGTTCGACGACCTGGGCGTCATGCCGTGGATCCTCCGGCTCCGCTACGAGAAGGAGATCACCTTCGTGGAGCCGCAGCAGGACCTGATGCTCGGCCGGATCCTGGCCGAGACGAGGGTCCCCGCCTCCGAGCTCGTCGAGACGATGATGCTCGAGGAGATCGACGCCAGGCCGCGGCCGTACCTCACGCTCCGCGCCCCGCGGCAGAACTGGGGCCTCGCCGCCGACAAGCTGCTGGGCGAGCTCGCGTTCGACTACGACGGCGCCATCATCCCGGCCGGCCGGACGACCCCCCTGGCGGTCTCCACCGAGCACAACCTGGTGATCCGCCGGCACCCGGCGACCGAGAGCGCCGCGGACGTCACCCTCTTCGAGATGGGCTTCCGCGAGGCCAAGGACCCGAGGCTGGACCCCGGCACGCTGGAGCTGCCGGCCAAGCGGATGGGGCAGGTCACCAAGGACCTGGTCCAGGCCGGCTGGCGGGTCGAGGCCGAGGGCAAGCTGATCCGCCCGGCCGGCGAGTTCAAGCTGGCGCTCTCGACGGGCATCGACTGGTTCGACCTCGACGGCGGCATCGACTACGGCGGCCAGAGCGTCAGCCTGCCGGAGCTGCTCTCCGCCGCGCGGCGGGGCGAGTCCATGATCGAGCTGGGCGACGGCTCGATGGGCATGCTGCCGGAGGAGTGGCTGAAGAAGTACGGCCTGCTGGCGGACCTCGGCACCGCGGAGAACGGCGCCCTGCGGTTCAACGCCAGCCAGGCCGGCGTGCTCGACGCCCTGCTGGCCAACCAGCCGGAGATCCAGGTGGACGCGGCCTTCTCCAAGGTCCGCGAGCAGCTCCGCCAGTTCGAGGGCGTCGTCCCGCTGGACTCGCCGCCGGGGTTCCACGGCGAGCTCCGGCCGTACCAGCGCGAGGGCCTGGGCTGGCTGGACTACCTCCAGCGGTTCGGCTTCGGCGGCATCCTCGCCGACGACATGGGCCTGGGCAAGACGATCCAGGTCCTGGCCCTGCTCCAGCGCCGGCGGTACCGCCGCCAGGCCAAGGGGCCGAGCCTCGCGGTCGTCCCCCGGTCCCTGGTCTTCAACTGGCTCCAGGAGGCCGCCAAGTTCACCCCGCGGCTGAAGGTCCTGGACTACACCGGCCCGGGCCGCCACGCCCTCCGCGAGAAGTTCGAGGTGTACGACCTGATCGTCACCACCTACGGCACGCTGCGGACGGACATCGCCGAGCTGACGAACTTCGAGTTCGACTACGTCATGCTCGACGAGGCCCAGGCGATCAAGAACGCCGACAGCCAGTCCGCCAAGGCCTCCCGCCTGCTCAAGGGCCGGCACCGGCTGGCGATCAGCGGCACGCCGATCGAGAATCACATCGGCGAGCTCTGGTCGATCATGGAGTTCCTCAACCCGGGCATGCTCGGCAGCGACACCGTCTTCAAGAAGTACGCCAGCGCCGGGGCCGGGACCTCATTGGAGGCGACCGACCGCGTGCTGCTGGCCAAGGCGCTGAAGCCGTTCATCCTCCGGCGGACCAAGGCCCAGGTCGTCCAGGACCTGCCGGACAAGACCGAGCAGACCCTCTACTGCGACATGGAGTCCGAGCAGCGGCGGACCTACGAGGAGCTGCGGGTCCACTACCGCGACGCCCTGCTGAAGAAGGACAACGCGGAGCTGAACCGGTCCAAGATCGAGGTCCTGGAGGCCCTGCTGCGGCTCCGCCAGGCGGCCTGCCACCCGGCGCTCATCAAGGCCGACGGGGAGGGCGTCGGATCGGACTTCCCCAGCGCCAAGCTCGACATGCTCATCCCGTCGATCTCCGAGATCGTCGAGGAGGGGCACAAGGTCCTGGTCTTCTCGCAGTTCACCAGCTTCCTGGCCATCGTCCGCGAGCGGCTCGACCAGGAGAAGCTCACCTACGAGTACCTGGACGGCCGGACCCGCAACCGGGCCGCCAAGGTGGAGCGGTTCCAGACCGACCCCGACTGCCCGATCTTCCTGATCAGCCTCAAGGCCGGCGGCCTCGGCCTGAACCTCACGGCCGCGGAATATGTTTACCTGCTGGATCCCTGGTGGAACCCCGCGGTGGAGGCCCAGGCCATCGACCGCTCGCACCGGATCGGCCAGACCCAGCACGTCTTCGCCTATCGCCTCATCTGCCGCGACACCGTCGAGGAGAAGATCCTCGAGCTCCAGCAGAAGAAGCGCGACCTGGCCGACGCCATCCTCAACGCCGACAACCGCGTGATCAGTTCCCTCACCCGCGAGGACCTGGAGTTCCTGCTCTCCTGA